In Muribaculum gordoncarteri, the genomic window AACGACTTGCTGAATGCAGCAAAATCACGTGGCTATAACGAGAAGTATCTTATTGAAACCGGATTGTGCATAAAGACCGACCAGGGGCGTGTTTACGACCGCTTCAAGGGACGCGTTATGTTTCCGGTATTCTCCATTTCGGGCAAAGTGATAGCATTCGGCGGCCGAACCTTGAAAAAGGATGTCGCCAAATATGTCAACTCACCCGAGTCACTCATTTACAAGAAAAGCTATCAACTCTACGGACTTTACCAGGCCAAGCAGGCCATTGTAAAGCACGACAAATGCATTCTTGTCGAGGGGTATATGGATGTGATATCGATGCATCAGTCGGGCATCGAGAATGTTGTCGCATCATCGGGAACATCGTTGACCGACGGCCAGATAAGACTCATCCATCGGTTTACCGACAATGTAACCGTAATATATGACGGTGACGCTGCCGGAATAAAGGCGTCGTTGCGCGGTATCGACATGCTTCTTGCCGAAGGGCTCGACATAAAGGTGCTGTTGCTCCCCGACGGCGATGACCCGGACTCATTTGCACAGAAGCACACATCATCGGAGTTGGAGGAATATATCTCCGCCAACGAAACCGACTTCCTTCAGTTCAAGACCTCAATATTGCTGAACGGAGTCAAGAACGATCCCATAGCCAAGTCGAGAGTCATCAACGACATCGTGCGCTCAATTGCAGTCATACCCAACCCCATCACCCGCAATGTCTACATAACCGAGTGCAGCCGAATGCTTGAAATCGACGACCGCATCGTGGCATTGCAGGTCAACAAGCTGTTTATGGAGCGTGTGGGCAAGGACAACCTCAAAAAGCAACAGGAAGCGGCAGCGGAAACCATAAGCGACATCGTGAATGTTGAAGAGCCGGCAAAACCGGTCGAGGCAGCCGCCGAAGTGAAGCAACAGCCATCGTCGGTCGATTCCAATTCAAGCTTTCTTCGGGCTTACGAGCAAGGCATACTGCGTTACGTGCTGCGTTACGGAATGTTGGAGTTGTGTGAGGATTACGACGACATCGGCAATCCCATATCGGTAAAAGTCATCGACTATGTCAATGAGGAGCTTAAAAACGATGATCTTAAATTCTCAAACCCCGACATAGAGAAGACCTTTGAGGAGGCCATCAAGTGCTCATCGATGACATGGGAGGAGGACAACCAAAGAAACAATGAAACGCTGCTGAAGGAGCGTGAGCGTTACATTGCGGCCGGCGAAGAGGAGATACGCACAACCGTTACCGACCTGAACAGCATAGCGGTAAGGGAAAAAGAGCTTGTGGAGCGCGCCGATCAGCTCTATTTCAAAGGACAGCGTGAGTACGGAATGATGTATATAGAGAAAATCCTCTGTTCACATCCCGATGACAGCATACGTAATCTGACACTTGAACTCGTAAGCGACAAGCACACCCTGAGCAAGGTTCACACGAAATATGCAAAGATCGAAACCGATGAAGACCGCTTGCCCGAACTTGTGCCGAGATCCATATACGAATTCAAGGATGCAATACTTGAGTGCCGCATCCGCAAGCTTCATGACGACATAAAGGCCGCCTACTCCACCCCGTCGCCCGACAAGGAGGTGATACGCGAGCTTATGGAGCGTCACGTGCAGCTTCAACGCCTTCGCGGAGAGTTTGCAAAATTCCTCGGCGAACGAATAATCAACCCACGTAAATAGACAAAGCGGCCAAATATGGAAATTTTTCCATATTTAGATAGAAAATGCAATAAATTTTTGCTTAAATTTCAAGCGATTTTGTACCTTTGTCATGTATTATAGCACTATTGCATATAATAGTGATTTATACCTGAAAGCATTTTTCTATAAAACTATAAATTAATACCAAAATCATGGCAGAAAAAAAAGAAAAATTGTTCGACATGTTTCCTGAGTGCTCCTACGACGAGTGGAGAGCCAAGGTCGAAGCTGACTTGAAAGGCGCCGACTTTAACAAGAAATTGGTTTGGAGAACAAATGAAGGCTTTAACGTTCAGCCCGTATACCGTGCCGAGAACATAGCCGACTTTAAGACTACCGATTCCCTTCCGGGTGAATATCCTTACGTTCGCGGAACCCGTACCGACAACGACTGGCTTATCCGTCAGGAGGTTCTTGCCGAAACTCCTAAAGAAGCCAATGAAGTTGCCCGCGACATTATCACTAAGGGCGTTACTTCGCTCGGTTTTAATGTTACACTCGATAATGTAGCTGCTGTTCGTGAGCTTCTCGACGGCATTGATGTGGCAAAATATGAACTTAACTTCAAGTGCTGCCCCCGTCACGCCGTTGAAACTGCAAAGGTAATCGTTGAGTATCTGCGCGAAACAAACAACCTCACCAACTTCCGCGGTTCAATCGACTTCAATCCCATGCGTCGCGCCCTCAAGCACGGCACTGAATTCCCCGGCGACATCAAGGCTATAGCTCTTGAACTTCTCGAGGTGGTTAAGTCAGTTCCCGAAATGAGAGTTCTCTCTGTGGATTCATTCATGTTCTGCAACGCCGGAGCTTACATATACCAGGAACTCGGTTATGCTATGGCTTGGGGTGCCGAGTGGATGACAATACTCACCGATGCAGGTGTAAAGGCCGACGAAGTCGCTCACCGCATCAAGTTCAACATGGGCATTTCATCAAACTACTTCATGGAGCTTGCAAAATTCCGCGCCGCTCGCATGGTGTGGGCACAGATTGTTGAGCAGTATAAGCCCGAATCAAAGCTTTCATGCAAGATGATGGCTCATGCAATAACTTCGCGTTTCAACCAGACTATATATGACGCTCATGTGAACCTTCTCCGTTCACAGACCGAAACCATGTCGGCTGCTCTTGCCGGAGTTGACTCGATCACCACTACCCCGTTTGATGTTCCGTTCAAGACTCCCGATGCATTCTCGGAGCGCATTGCACGCAATCAGCAGTTCCTGCTTAAGGAAGAGAGCCACCTTGACAAGGTAGTTGACCCTGCCGGAGGTTCTTATTATGTTGAAACCCTCACCGTTTCACTTGCACAGGAAGCCTGGAAGCTCTTCATCGACATCGAAGACAAGGGCGGATTCCTCGCTTGCATCAACGACGGCTCGATCCAGAAGACAGTCAACGAAACTTCGGCAAAGCGTCACACCGATGTTGCCCGCCGCAAGGAGATTCTGCTTGGAACCAACCAGTACCCCAATGTAAATGAAACCGCCGCCGGAAAGATTGAGAACACCGGATGCAACTGCGGATGCCACCATGGTGACGCCAACGAGGGCGAAGGCCTCTCGATGAAGCGTGCCGCAAGCGACTTCGAGGCTCTGCGTCTTGCAACCGAGGCTGCTTCAAATCGTCCGAAGGTGTTCATGCTCACTATCGGAAATCTTGCAATGCGTCTTGCACGTGCACAGTTCTCAACCAACTTCTTCGGATGCGCCGGATACGAGATTATCGACAACCTCGGATTCGACACCGTTCAGCAGGGTGTTGACGCCGCTCTTGAAAAGGGTGCCGATGTAATCGTGCTCTGCTCAAGCGATGACGAGTATGCAACACTCGCCCCCGAGGCCTACAAGTACCTCGACGGTCGCGCAATGTTTGTTGTGGCAGGTGCTCCCGCTTGCATGGAAGAGCTTCAGGCACTCGGCATCAACGACTTCATCCACGTTCGCTGCAACGTTCTCGAAACACTTCAATCATTCAACGCCAAACTTCTTAAATAACCTATCGCAATGAGACCCGATTTTAAAACAATAGATATTACAAAGGATGCTTTCGGCGCTCAGCATGGTGCCGTAGCTCACGGTGAAGATTGGCTCACTCCCGAGTTGATTCCCGTAAAACCCATATACACCAAGGATGACCTTCAAGGAATGGAACACCTCAATTTCATGTCAGGTATTCCCCCGTTCCTTCGTGGCCCGTACAGCGCCATGTATCCCCTTCGTCCTTGGACAATCCGTCAGTATGCAGGTTTCTCGACTGCTGCCGAATCTAACGCTTTCTACCGCCGCAACCTTGCATCGGGACAGAAAGGATTGTCGGTTGCATTTGACCTTGCTACTCACCGCGGTTACGATGCCGACCACGAACGTGTTGTAGGTGATGTCGGCAAAGCAGGTGTTTCAATCTGCTCGCTTGAGGACATGAAGGTGCTCTTCGACGGTATACCCTTGAACAAGATGTCAGTGTCAATGACCATGAACGGTGCCGTGCTTCCCGTGCTTGCATTCTACATCAATGCAGGTCTTGAGCAGGGTGCCAAGCTTGAAGAGATGGCCGGTACTATACAGAACGACATCCTCAAGGAGTTCATGGTACGTAACACCTACATCTATCCGCCGGAATTCTCAATGCGAATAATCGCCGACATCTTTGAATACACTTCAAAGAACATGCCCAAGTTCAATTCGATTTCAATCTCCGGTTACCACATGCAGGAAGCAGGTGCAACCTGCGACATCGAGCTCGCCTATACTCTTGCCGACGGTCTTGAATATCTGCGTGCAGGTGTGAATGCAGGCATGGACATCGACTCGTTTGCTCCGCGCTTGTCGTTCTTCTGGGCAATCGGTATGAACTTCTTCATGGAAATCGCCAAGATGCGTGCCGCACGTATGCTTTGGGCCAAGATTGTAAGCCAGTTCAATCCCAAGAATCCCAAGTCACTCGCACTGCGTACTCACTCTCAGACTTCAGGATGGTCGCTCACCGAGCAGGATCCCTTCAACAACGTTGGTCGTACATGTATCGAAGCCATGGGTGCCGCTCTCGGTCACACTCAGTCGCTTCACACCAACGCTCTTGACGAGGCTATCGCACTTCCTACC contains:
- the dnaG gene encoding DNA primase — its product is MKKIDRETVQRILDAADIVEVVSDFVHLKRRGSSYLGLCPFHNERTPSFSVSKSKNICKCFSCGKGGSPVNFIMEHEQMSYYEALRYLARKYNIEIKEHEMSDKEREEESERESMLAVNDFALKHFEKNLQETDDGRDIGLSYFLDRGINEASIKKFRLGYSLEKSNDLLNAAKSRGYNEKYLIETGLCIKTDQGRVYDRFKGRVMFPVFSISGKVIAFGGRTLKKDVAKYVNSPESLIYKKSYQLYGLYQAKQAIVKHDKCILVEGYMDVISMHQSGIENVVASSGTSLTDGQIRLIHRFTDNVTVIYDGDAAGIKASLRGIDMLLAEGLDIKVLLLPDGDDPDSFAQKHTSSELEEYISANETDFLQFKTSILLNGVKNDPIAKSRVINDIVRSIAVIPNPITRNVYITECSRMLEIDDRIVALQVNKLFMERVGKDNLKKQQEAAAETISDIVNVEEPAKPVEAAAEVKQQPSSVDSNSSFLRAYEQGILRYVLRYGMLELCEDYDDIGNPISVKVIDYVNEELKNDDLKFSNPDIEKTFEEAIKCSSMTWEEDNQRNNETLLKERERYIAAGEEEIRTTVTDLNSIAVREKELVERADQLYFKGQREYGMMYIEKILCSHPDDSIRNLTLELVSDKHTLSKVHTKYAKIETDEDRLPELVPRSIYEFKDAILECRIRKLHDDIKAAYSTPSPDKEVIRELMERHVQLQRLRGEFAKFLGERIINPRK
- the mutA gene encoding methylmalonyl-CoA mutase small subunit, whose amino-acid sequence is MAEKKEKLFDMFPECSYDEWRAKVEADLKGADFNKKLVWRTNEGFNVQPVYRAENIADFKTTDSLPGEYPYVRGTRTDNDWLIRQEVLAETPKEANEVARDIITKGVTSLGFNVTLDNVAAVRELLDGIDVAKYELNFKCCPRHAVETAKVIVEYLRETNNLTNFRGSIDFNPMRRALKHGTEFPGDIKAIALELLEVVKSVPEMRVLSVDSFMFCNAGAYIYQELGYAMAWGAEWMTILTDAGVKADEVAHRIKFNMGISSNYFMELAKFRAARMVWAQIVEQYKPESKLSCKMMAHAITSRFNQTIYDAHVNLLRSQTETMSAALAGVDSITTTPFDVPFKTPDAFSERIARNQQFLLKEESHLDKVVDPAGGSYYVETLTVSLAQEAWKLFIDIEDKGGFLACINDGSIQKTVNETSAKRHTDVARRKEILLGTNQYPNVNETAAGKIENTGCNCGCHHGDANEGEGLSMKRAASDFEALRLATEAASNRPKVFMLTIGNLAMRLARAQFSTNFFGCAGYEIIDNLGFDTVQQGVDAALEKGADVIVLCSSDDEYATLAPEAYKYLDGRAMFVVAGAPACMEELQALGINDFIHVRCNVLETLQSFNAKLLK
- the scpA gene encoding methylmalonyl-CoA mutase → MRPDFKTIDITKDAFGAQHGAVAHGEDWLTPELIPVKPIYTKDDLQGMEHLNFMSGIPPFLRGPYSAMYPLRPWTIRQYAGFSTAAESNAFYRRNLASGQKGLSVAFDLATHRGYDADHERVVGDVGKAGVSICSLEDMKVLFDGIPLNKMSVSMTMNGAVLPVLAFYINAGLEQGAKLEEMAGTIQNDILKEFMVRNTYIYPPEFSMRIIADIFEYTSKNMPKFNSISISGYHMQEAGATCDIELAYTLADGLEYLRAGVNAGMDIDSFAPRLSFFWAIGMNFFMEIAKMRAARMLWAKIVSQFNPKNPKSLALRTHSQTSGWSLTEQDPFNNVGRTCIEAMGAALGHTQSLHTNALDEAIALPTDFSARIARNTQIYIQEETYVTKQVDPWGGSYYVEALTNEIAHRAWEHIQEIEKLGGMAKAIETGLPKLRIEEASARTQARIDSGRQTIVGINKYRLDHEDPIDILEIDNTEVRKEQIERLNDVKAHRDEEAVKKALADITECVRTKKGNLLDLAVKAAGLRATLGEISDACEEVVGRYKAVIRTISGVYSNETKQDPDFIRAQRMCEEFAKKEGRQPRIMIAKMGQDGHDRGAKVVATGYADCGFDVDMGPLFQTPAEAARQAVENDVHILGVSSLAAGHKTLIPQVIEELKKLGREDIIVTAGGVIPAQDYDFLYKAGVAAIFGPGTRIPVSAIKMLEILNGEE